GCCTTCTTCTACCATTGATTTTATCTGCATCATAGCCTTCTTAGCAAAATCCTTGTCAAGCTTTTCTACTTTTGTTTTATCTCCTACTTCAGCCATACCAAGACATACAGCAATATCTGTAGCTGTGATAACATCTCCTCCAAAAACTAAAGCTTTGTCAGTTATTTCATAACCTACGCTATCTGGACCAACCGTAACAGTTCCATCTTCTTGTTTTCTAACGATAGAACCTCCACCTAATCCTATAGATATAACATCAGGCATTCTAAAATTAGTACGGACACCACCGATTGTTACCGCAACACTTGATTCTCTAGGGAATCCATTATGTATCACACCTAAATCTGTGGTTGTACCTCCTACATCAATAACGACAGCATCTTGCAAGTTACTTAAATAACTAGCTCCACGTATAGAGTTCGTAGGACCACATGCAATGGTCAATATAGGATATTTTCTTGCATGATCTATTGTCATTAATGTTCCGTCATTCTGGGATAAAAATATCTTAGCATCAGTGACTCCTTCATTTTCCAAGCTACGAGCAAATCCATCTGTAAAACGTTCTGCCACCTTATATAGAGACGCATTCAAAATAGTTGCATTTTCTCTTTCAATCAACCCCATAGAACCAATCTCACTGGAAATAGATATATGTACATCATCACCCATGACTTCTCTACAAAGTTTTGCAGCTGCCAGTTCATGTTCATTACGAACAGTAGAGAATACACAGGAAATAGCTATTGATTTCACTTTTCCCTTCATCTTCTTAAAAAATGACTTCGCTTCATTTTCATCGAATGGCGCTAGTTCTTTTCCGTCGTATTCAAATCCACCTTTTACAATAATTGTATCAACGGCAATCTTTTTTATATCATTCTCCCAATCTACCATAGCTGGTA
The window above is part of the Vallitalea guaymasensis genome. Proteins encoded here:
- a CDS encoding hydantoinase/oxoprolinase N-terminal domain-containing protein; its protein translation is MYKLGIDVGGTNTDAVLVDENLNIVAEIKHPTTEDIHDGISGALKSVLEISGVDRKDIHQAMLGTTQCTNAIVERKNLAPIGFMRIGAPATLGIPAMVDWENDIKKIAVDTIIVKGGFEYDGKELAPFDENEAKSFFKKMKGKVKSIAISCVFSTVRNEHELAAAKLCREVMGDDVHISISSEIGSMGLIERENATILNASLYKVAERFTDGFARSLENEGVTDAKIFLSQNDGTLMTIDHARKYPILTIACGPTNSIRGASYLSNLQDAVVIDVGGTTTDLGVIHNGFPRESSVAVTIGGVRTNFRMPDVISIGLGGGSIVRKQEDGTVTVGPDSVGYEITDKALVFGGDVITATDIAVCLGMAEVGDKTKVEKLDKDFAKKAMMQIKSMVEEGIDIMKTSNKDIEVVMVGGGSIIIPDELEGTNTVARPEHFGIANAIGSAISRVSSTYEKLINYEEIKREDALNKAKEEAIEMAVDSGAIRETIEIIEIEDTPLAYYPGNTNRVKIKAAGDLL